A genomic window from Helicobacter suis HS1 includes:
- the infB gene encoding translation initiation factor IF-2: MSEITLKEFASELGRTDTKAVIEEAKEMGLNLKANSKLDTETAGKLYDFIINKNAPRVSKAPTKQESADQKPKAKTKTKEIKEQPSKVSTKPAPATPVKKRSIEIVSAEEKEKKSPPAAKSTPSKINPTQTKDTPIKKTPSPSTPTTNPLLGRTRGIRIVKRTDQEEAALAQEALKATTNATKPKEERKPKKSTKPPKNAAKPGSKRGAQKLDFAQDRSFHDLYEEEQDEVLLFDLHVKDEEEIEESAPKPLSDRVKIQRKNPWMSEGGIRRSAKKRRIYRPENAPKSVQNSIVVSEEVRVYEFAESANLNLADVIKTLFNLGMMVTKNDFLDRDAIEILAEEFGLEVAIESTQVFTEEEQTEQEQDLAERAPVVTIMGHVDHGKTSLLDKIRNQRVAGSEAGGITQHIGAYMVTKGDKKIAFIDTPGHEAFSAMRKRGAQVTDIAIIVIAADDGVKPQTVEAFKQAKEAGVQIIVAMNKIDKENANVDKLKAACAELGFNPRDWGGEYEFIPISAKTGEGIDTLLETILIQAEIMELKAAPGASARAVVLEGSVEKGRGAVATVIVQNGTLKVGDAVVADVAFGKVRTMTDDLGQNLKALLPSEMAVITGLSEVPAAGSVLMAVDSENTARSLANKKATYLRQKALSKSTKVHLDELAMMVANKELQNIPVVLKADTQGSLEAIKQSLLALNNEEVGIQILSAGVGGISENDLSLIANNEHALVLGFNIRPTGNVRTKAKELRVEIKTYSVIYSLLDDMKALVSGLMSPVIEEEDTGQAQVRETFVIPKVGTVAGCMVVDGVINKGIKVRLIREGVVVHVGKIISLKRFKDDAQEVGKGYECGIMLEHFNDVQVGDVFESFREIKKTRVL, from the coding sequence ATGAGTGAAATTACCTTAAAAGAATTTGCCTCAGAATTGGGCAGAACGGATACAAAGGCGGTGATTGAGGAGGCCAAAGAGATGGGGTTAAATCTCAAGGCTAATTCTAAGCTAGATACAGAGACAGCGGGTAAACTTTATGATTTTATTATCAATAAAAATGCCCCTCGTGTATCCAAAGCCCCTACAAAGCAAGAAAGCGCTGATCAAAAGCCCAAAGCTAAAACTAAGACCAAAGAGATAAAAGAACAGCCTTCTAAAGTCTCTACTAAACCTGCTCCTGCTACCCCTGTTAAAAAGCGTAGTATTGAAATTGTTAGCGCAGAAGAAAAGGAAAAAAAATCCCCTCCAGCTGCTAAGAGTACCCCAAGCAAAATTAACCCAACCCAAACTAAAGACACACCCATTAAAAAAACACCCTCTCCCTCTACTCCTACAACCAACCCTCTTTTAGGGCGTACCCGTGGTATCCGTATTGTTAAACGCACCGATCAAGAGGAGGCAGCCCTCGCCCAAGAAGCCTTAAAAGCTACAACTAATGCAACCAAGCCCAAAGAGGAGCGCAAGCCTAAAAAGTCTACAAAGCCCCCTAAAAATGCGGCTAAACCGGGGAGCAAACGGGGGGCACAAAAACTTGATTTTGCGCAGGATAGAAGTTTTCATGATCTCTATGAGGAAGAACAAGATGAGGTACTTCTCTTTGATCTCCATGTTAAAGATGAGGAGGAGATTGAGGAGAGCGCCCCTAAACCTTTAAGCGATCGGGTTAAAATCCAACGCAAAAACCCTTGGATGAGTGAGGGGGGAATCCGCCGTTCGGCTAAAAAAAGACGAATTTATCGCCCCGAAAACGCTCCTAAAAGCGTGCAAAATAGCATCGTTGTTTCTGAGGAAGTGCGGGTGTATGAATTTGCTGAAAGCGCTAACCTCAACCTAGCCGATGTGATTAAAACTTTATTTAATTTGGGCATGATGGTTACTAAAAACGACTTTTTAGATCGCGATGCCATTGAAATTTTAGCCGAAGAGTTTGGACTAGAGGTGGCTATAGAGAGTACACAGGTCTTTACAGAGGAGGAGCAAACAGAGCAGGAACAAGATTTAGCAGAGCGCGCCCCTGTGGTAACAATTATGGGGCATGTTGATCATGGCAAAACCTCTTTACTGGATAAAATCCGTAACCAAAGAGTAGCCGGAAGCGAAGCTGGAGGAATTACTCAGCACATCGGGGCTTACATGGTTACTAAGGGGGATAAGAAAATTGCCTTTATTGATACCCCCGGACACGAGGCTTTTAGTGCGATGCGCAAACGAGGGGCACAGGTTACTGACATCGCTATTATTGTAATCGCCGCAGATGATGGAGTCAAACCCCAAACAGTAGAGGCCTTTAAACAAGCCAAAGAGGCAGGGGTGCAAATCATCGTAGCGATGAATAAAATAGATAAAGAAAATGCCAATGTAGATAAACTTAAGGCTGCATGTGCGGAACTAGGTTTTAATCCAAGAGATTGGGGCGGGGAGTATGAATTTATCCCCATTTCGGCTAAAACAGGGGAGGGGATAGACACGCTTTTAGAAACCATTTTAATTCAAGCAGAGATCATGGAACTTAAAGCCGCACCCGGGGCTAGTGCGCGAGCTGTAGTGTTAGAGGGGAGTGTAGAGAAAGGGCGCGGAGCGGTGGCTACGGTGATTGTGCAAAATGGAACGCTAAAAGTAGGCGATGCAGTGGTGGCCGATGTAGCCTTTGGTAAAGTGCGCACCATGACAGATGATCTAGGGCAAAATCTTAAAGCCCTTTTGCCCTCTGAAATGGCAGTTATCACCGGGCTTAGCGAAGTGCCTGCTGCTGGATCGGTTTTAATGGCGGTGGATAGTGAAAACACGGCTAGGTCTTTAGCCAACAAAAAAGCGACTTATCTACGCCAAAAAGCCCTCAGTAAGAGTACTAAAGTACACCTAGATGAGTTAGCGATGATGGTGGCTAATAAAGAGTTACAAAATATCCCTGTGGTACTCAAAGCCGATACACAGGGTAGTTTAGAGGCGATCAAACAAAGTCTACTAGCCCTTAATAATGAGGAGGTGGGTATTCAGATTTTAAGCGCGGGCGTGGGAGGGATTAGCGAAAATGATTTAAGTTTAATAGCCAATAACGAACATGCCCTTGTGCTAGGTTTTAATATCCGCCCAACGGGCAATGTCCGCACCAAAGCCAAAGAGTTACGCGTAGAGATTAAAACCTATAGCGTGATTTATAGCCTATTAGATGATATGAAGGCGCTTGTAAGCGGACTAATGAGTCCGGTGATTGAGGAGGAGGATACAGGTCAAGCACAAGTACGCGAAACCTTTGTAATTCCTAAAGTGGGCACGGTGGCTGGGTGCATGGTTGTTGATGGGGTGATTAATAAAGGAATTAAAGTACGCTTAATCCGCGAGGGGGTGGTGGTACATGTGGGTAAAATTATCTCGCTTAAGCGCTTTAAAGATGATGCGCAGGAAGTGGGTAAGGGCTATGAGTGTGGGATCATGCTCGAGCACTTTAACGATGTGCAAGTGGGCGATGTTTTTGAAAGCTTTAGAGAAATTAAAAAGACAAGGGTACTGTAA
- the rbfA gene encoding 30S ribosome-binding factor RbfA, whose translation MSVHAKRLDARLLEYLQEALGALDNPELSNLTLTAVHCSRGKYHAVIYVDGSFIDTKQRGALLKALKKATPILRAHVLQVSGWFKCPQLAFEFDTQLEQAQKLDDLFARIGL comes from the coding sequence ATGAGTGTACATGCAAAAAGATTAGATGCAAGATTACTTGAATACCTACAGGAGGCCTTAGGCGCTTTAGATAATCCAGAATTAAGTAACCTCACCCTCACGGCGGTACACTGCTCTAGGGGCAAATACCACGCTGTGATCTATGTAGATGGCTCGTTTATAGACACAAAACAAAGGGGCGCATTGCTCAAGGCGCTTAAAAAGGCCACACCAATACTTCGCGCCCATGTTTTACAGGTGAGTGGGTGGTTTAAATGCCCGCAACTAGCCTTTGAATTTGACACCCAGTTAGAGCAAGCACAAAAACTAGACGATCTCTTTGCCCGCATTGGTTTATAA
- a CDS encoding ribosome maturation factor RimP: protein MDNTELENLLETTLKGMGCALYDVAFLKENKRDILRISIKALEGPTSLDICEEASLLISPLLDVHAPFKNAYTLEVSSMGLERSLSKLKHFKLSIGDLVECKTIENTRLKGVIQAVNGSSIVLQCAEGLENLPFENIKKAKTIFEFNTAKP, encoded by the coding sequence ATGGACAACACAGAACTAGAAAATCTCTTAGAGACAACGCTTAAGGGTATGGGTTGTGCGCTCTATGATGTGGCTTTTTTAAAGGAAAATAAAAGAGATATTTTGCGTATCAGTATTAAGGCGCTAGAAGGCCCCACAAGTTTAGACATCTGTGAGGAGGCGAGTTTACTCATCTCCCCTCTTTTAGATGTGCACGCCCCCTTTAAAAATGCCTATACGCTAGAGGTGAGTTCTATGGGATTAGAGCGTAGTTTAAGCAAGCTCAAGCATTTCAAACTCTCCATTGGGGATTTAGTGGAATGCAAAACCATAGAAAATACCCGCTTAAAAGGTGTGATACAGGCCGTAAATGGCTCTAGTATTGTATTGCAGTGTGCAGAAGGGCTAGAAAACCTGCCCTTTGAAAATATTAAGAAAGCCAAAACGATCTTTGAATTTAATACAGCAAAACCTTAA
- a CDS encoding tautomerase family protein: protein MLVNVLCKKRARTVVIIEEVDTDDWGIGGQSVTELK, encoded by the coding sequence ATGTTAGTTAATGTACTTTGTAAAAAGAGGGCAAGAACTGTAGTGATTATTGAGGAGGTTGATACAGATGACTGGGGCATTGGAGGCCAAAGCGTTACAGAGCTCAAGTAA
- a CDS encoding tautomerase family protein — MLRKKKALIKGATDLLVNVLGKSRARTVVIIEEINPDSYGFGGESITEVRKKS; from the coding sequence ATGCTAAGGAAAAAAAAGGCTTTAATTAAAGGGGCTACGGATTTATTGGTTAATGTACTGGGAAAAAGCAGGGCAAGAACCGTAGTGATCATTGAAGAGATTAATCCAGATAGTTATGGCTTTGGGGGCGAAAGCATTACAGAGGTTAGGAAAAAATCTTAA